The following nucleotide sequence is from Paenibacillus odorifer.
AAGCAAAAATCAAATTAAAACTATCGTCATTATTCATCACCGTTATTATGCTGTCATCGTAATTCCCATAAAATTCGATGCCAATCCAATGCCGAAAGGAAATATCTTTGTTTTTAAAATTTTCACGAATAAAATCCAAGTCGGTTTGTTCAATGGAATAAAACGATTCACAGCCGTATTCAAGAGCGAATACGGTTTGCAAATAGGCCATCGCATGAAAAAAATCGGTCAATGTTTCAAATTCCATTTTCCATACCTTTTCATCGTAACTCATATAGACAGGGGGATTGGACCTGGATAAATCGTTCCTATGGATTCCCCAGACACAGGCACGCTGATTCTCGCAATAAAAAATTAAATATTCGCTATGCTTGAAGTATTGGAATTGCTCGGGCTTGATCAAACTATCTTGCGTATGATTCAGCCGCTCGTCTTTACCGAGTTCCAAATAATAATCTATAAACACCTGGGGCAATTCACCGAAATTATTTTTAATGGTTTGTATCTCATCATGACTAAACCCGTTTCGTTTCGTAATATGAAACAGCTTTTTAATCATTGTAAAATCAGTCATCCGCATCACACCTTATCCTTGTATAATTTGCTATCGATTGACTTAAGAATATTCCAAGTCAGTCTCCTTAACCATCAAGGGGGCACTTTATATATTTTACCATATCTTCACTCCACTAATCTGCCCGTTAGCTTAATAAGGAATAAGTGAAAATGTAGTAAAGTACCTGAAAGCCCTTGGTGTAAAGACACTTGATGCCATGGTTGCTACTCATCCTGACGCAGATCACATTGGTGGGCTAGAGGATGTTCTGAAGGCACTGGATGTGAAGGCAGTGTACGCGCCGAAATTTTCGTATACAACTGAAACTTACAAAGATTTTTTGACCGCTGTGAAGAGTGAGGGACGTACCATCAAAGTAGTGACTAAAGGCGTTATTATTAGTTTAATGGATGAGTTATTTGAGGAATAATAGTTATGCCCCGGTGAAAGCTTCCGGGGCATTTTTTATGTAGTCACCTGAATCACATCATCAATCTTAATCCAATCATAGTCATCATCCGTTTGCAGTTTAATCCGCCATAGCTGCTTGTCTATGGCCATCACAACTCCCCGAAGCTTAATATTTTGAACTGGTTCAAACTGAGTTATTGTTATCTGCTCTCAATATCGTTTTGAATATGCCAACACTTGATCAATCAATTCCCACTCCTGCGCGTCAAGCATCGGCTTTTTACGATCTCTCCACTGCTGCCCTCGCTCATCACTGAGAATCCGAGTCTTATGCTCCGGTAGCATCATCCTACTGCAATCCCAAATACTCTCCAGTTTCTTAACCATGGTGTCTGTCCTCCTAGTAATCTGTCCAGTAATCTATATGGCCACCGTCCAAGCCCCATGCAACTGATGCTGATCGATCCTCTATTCGCTCCCATCCCTCAACGACAACTGCACTCTCTGATGGTTTCCCAAACTCCCACAGAATGTAGTTATCCTCTGCCAATTCCTGAAGTCCGGCATGGATCTTTACTGGTGTCCGCCCACTCTTTGTCTCCAGTACCTCAAGTGTAGGCATATAACCGTGATGCACCGAGCAATGCCGCATGATCATCAGCAGCTTACGGGCCGTGTCGCTAAGCATAGCTTTTTTCTAATATAGCCTGCCAAGCGAGGATATTGGACGTTAGGAATACGCGGGGCGCTCCTGTATTCTTGCAGGTGGCCCGGATACGACCGTTTCGAATACCATTGATCTCAATTTTACGCTGAGAAATCTTGCCGACTTGATCTAAGTAAACAATTTCAACGATTTGACCAATCTGCATTTGCATGTTGATAGCCTCCCAAAATAAGAACGTTTGTTTGTATTATAACCAAACATGCGTTCGTTAATCAACGGAAACCCCATCACTAAATGTCATTATTATGAATTAATAATTATAATATTCTTTTAATTACATATTTAAGAAATTTTGTTTAGACTGTTCTTGTTGCATTTATGTATCTTTGATTCCTATAAACATACTAAAGGAGATACATATGAAAAAGAAAATTTACGTACCTATCATTTTATCCTTACTTCTGCTATTTAGTTTTGTTTCTATTACTAAAGCAAATACCACAACAGTATCAAGTTTAATTCCGGTAATGACATCTAATACTTCTCCATCTGGAGTGGTAAGTGCAAGTAGCGAATGGGGTATTGACCATCAAGCATTCAACGCATTTAACAATAACAACAACGACTATGGATGGGCTTCTAAAGAAGGTGTGCCATATGGATGGATAGCTTATGAATTTGAAAGTCCACAAATTGTTAACTCTTACTCTCTAACAGGTCGTGGCAAAAACGAGAATGTAGCTAAAGAATCACCTAAAAATTGGACTTTCGAAGGATGGGATGGGGAAAACTGGGTTATTCTTGACACTCAAAACAACATTACTGGTTGGA
It contains:
- a CDS encoding YolD-like family protein yields the protein MVKKLESIWDCSRMMLPEHKTRILSDERGQQWRDRKKPMLDAQEWELIDQVLAYSKRY